One window from the genome of Daphnia pulex isolate KAP4 chromosome 9, ASM2113471v1 encodes:
- the LOC124201647 gene encoding uncharacterized protein LOC124201647 → MGKIQRWEKWVAYLHHLESVNIARCMQPFSPTSIQLHTFVDESEAGYGAVSYLLLKSEGNVTTSFVMSKCRVAPIHHLTIPRMELSTALLGQRLAQTIKREQRLKKDAETYWSDSSTVLRWIYSTHCRYHTWVANRVGEILTLTEAKQWRHVPGVLNPADHCSRGIEAVCLTEDNCWWTGPTFLRQPKTSWPAMPEHFEPPDNDPEINHSKFEGSTLAQESHPLHSLIQKNSNLCR, encoded by the coding sequence ATGGGAAAAATCCAGCGATGGGAAAAATGGGTCGCCTATTTGCATCATTTGGAATCGGTCAACATTGCGCGATGCATGCAACCATTTTCCCCAACATCCATCCAGCTCCATACCTTCGTCGATGAAAGCGAAGCTGGATACGGAGCCGTGTCGTACCTGTTGCTGAAATCTGAAGGAAACGTCACGACTTCGTTCGTCATGTCAAAATGTCGAGTAGCTCCGATCCACCACCTCACCATACCGAGGATGGAATTATCCACCGCTCTCCTCGGCCAACGTTTGGCTCAAACGATTAAAAGGGAACAACGACTGAAAAAAGACGCTGAAACGTATTGGTCCGATTCGTCTACGGTACTTCGTTGGATTTACTCAACCCATTGCCGTTACCACACTTGGGTAGCCAACCGAGTGGGCGAGATTCTCACTCTGACGGAGGCCAAACAATGGCGACACGTACCGGGCGTCTTAAACCCGGCCGATCATTGTAGCCGTGGGATCGAAGCAGTTTGTCTGACGGAAGACAACTGCTGGTGGACCGGTCCAACCTTTCTCCGCCAACCCAAAACCAGCTGGCCAGCCATGCCGGAACATTTCGAGCCGCCGGACAACGACCCCGAAATTAACCATTCTAAATTTGAAGGATCAACTTTGGCTCAAGAATCTCATCCTCTTCATTCACTGATTCAAAAGAACTCAAACTTGTGTCGGTAA